The segment CCATCAGCCTGTCGATGTCGCCGGGGGCAAAGGCGATCTCGTGCCCGTCTTCTGCGCACAGGCCGCAGATCTGCACAAGTCTTGCGCCGTCCGGCACATAGTCCGGTTCTTTTTTTGCCTCTTCGACGCTGCGCAGGTCAAGGATCAGCCGCAGGCCCAGCGCATCCAGCTTCGCGCGGTCGGCCTCCCCGGTGAGCTTGCAGGTAGGGATGCCGCGCCAGATCTGGCCCCACTTCACATGCTTGCCCTCGTCGGCTTCATAGCCGCCCAGCTCCCGGAAGTTGGTGCCGCCGGCAAAGTCCAGCTGGGTGCCGGGCACCGGGTGGGCCGGTGCAGCCTTTGCCGCAGCGCTGGACAGCACCGGGAAGTTGTAGAACGGCTTTGCGGGCCGTCCGCGGCGGGGCGGCAGGCTGGCCGAACCACCCAGCATCTCCATCAGGTAGCCGCGCAGCAGGTCGATGTAGGCAGAGGAATGATCCCGCCGCTGCACCAGAGAGACGCACAGCGGGGGCAGGTCTTCCAGCAGCACATCCCGCACGCGGTCCAGCTCTCGCCGGGCACCCGGCTCGTAGCGGGTCAGACAGGTGCACAGCTGCTCCTGCACAAGGTAATAGGCCTGATAGAAGCTGGGGCCGATCTCCGCATTCGGCGCAAAGCCCGCCCGGGCGCAGGCCGACCACAGCGGGCTGAACAGATCCTGCCGCAGGCTGGGCAGCAGCACCCGCTGACCCCGCAGCTCTGTCAGCGGGATGCTCTCCTTATCCCAGAACGCGTGCCCCCGGGGCACCAGCAGGCAGGCAGGGTCTGCCCGCAGGGTGGTGCGGGCCAGCACCGGCGCAGCGCAGCCCAGATCGATGACCAGACCTGCGTCCAGCTCCCCCTGCTCCACATCGTCCGCCACCGCATCGTTGTCCATCATGCGGAAGCGCATCTCCACATGGGGGTACTGCTGGCGGAACTTGTCCAGCTGGGTCTCCAGCCCGGGCAGGTAGTCCGGCACCAGCGACACGCTGATGCCGATGCGCACCGGCTGTGCCGACTGGATCTCGGCCCGCAGGGATGCCTGCATCTGCTGGAACTGCTCCACCACCGGCGCGGCATGGCGCTGCAGGCTCATGCCGCGGTCGGTAAGGGTAAGCTTGTGGTGGGCGCTGAGGAACAGCGGCCCGCACAGCTCGGCTTCCAGCGCAGAGATGCTCTGCCGCAGTGCCTGCCGTGACAAAAACAGCCGCTGTGCCGCGCGGCTGTAATTCATTTCATCGCACAATACCAGAAAGTAGTGCAGCTGGCGGATATCCATGGTTTCCTCCCTGAGAAAAGTATCGTATAAAGAATACCGCCTTTTTACGCGATTGTAAAGCCGTTGGCAGCAAAAAACTGCCGCACGGCATTGCACCGTGCGGCAGTCAGAGCGCGGAACGATCAGATCAGGCTCAGAGCTTCCTCATCGCCCACCAGCGTAAAGTCCGGATGCATCTGCAGGATGCTTGCGGGCACCTCCGGAGTGACGGGGCCAAAGAATGCCTTCTTGATGATCTCGGCCTTGCCCTTGCCGTTGGCCACCATGAGCACCTTGCGTGCCTGCATGATGGTCTTGATGCCCATGGTATATGCCTGCTTGGGCACCAGATTCACATTGCCGTCAAAGAAGCGCTTGTTGGCCTCGATGGTCTCGGCGGTCAGGTCCACACAGTGGGTCTCCAGCTCAAAGGCTTCGCCCGGCTCGTTGAAGCCGATGTGGCCGTCGTGGCCGATGCCCAGCAGCTGCAGGTCGATGCCGCCCACAGCGTGGATGATCTGGTTGTACTTTGCGCAGGCATCCTCTGCATCGGGGTTGGTGCCGTCCGGCAGGTTGATCTTTGCAGGGTCGATGTTCACCTTATCGAACAGATTCTTGTGCATGAAGCTCCAGTAGCTTTCCGGGTGCTCCTTGGGCAGGCCGCGGTACTCGTCCAGATTGACGGTGGTCACCTCAGAAAAATCGATGTCGCCCTTGTTGTACCAGTCCACCAGCTGTGCATACGCGCCCACGGGGGTGCCGCCGGTCGCCAGACCCAGCACGCAGTTGGGCTTCATAATGACCTGTGCCGAAATGATATTGGCTGCCTTGCGGGACATATCCGCATAATCCTTTGCACGAATGATCTTCATCACAAACGACCTCACTTATCATCTTTTTTTCCGCTCTGCACGGGCTGCGCAGAGCACTTCTGCGTTTAGTTTATCACATTTCACAGACAAGCGCCAGTCATCCCGGCCATCTTTTCGGCGTGTTTGCACAAAAAGATGCAAAGTTCCACCCTTCGGGCCGGCATTTCCGGTCACGAACGTGCAAAAACGCCGCCGGACGTTTCCACACCGGCGGCGCTGCATGTTGAAAGATCAGTTTCCGCTGCACAGGCCGCAGGCGGCACAGGCGGCGGGGGTGGCGGCACAGCCGCCAAGGGCGGTCTCGCGCAGCTCGGCAGGCAGGCGCTTGCCCACGGCGTACATGGCGTCCAGCATCTGGTCGAAGGGGATCAGCTGGCGGATGCCGCTCAGGGACAG is part of the Faecalibacterium sp. HTF-F genome and harbors:
- a CDS encoding tyrosine-protein phosphatase, producing the protein MDIRQLHYFLVLCDEMNYSRAAQRLFLSRQALRQSISALEAELCGPLFLSAHHKLTLTDRGMSLQRHAAPVVEQFQQMQASLRAEIQSAQPVRIGISVSLVPDYLPGLETQLDKFRQQYPHVEMRFRMMDNDAVADDVEQGELDAGLVIDLGCAAPVLARTTLRADPACLLVPRGHAFWDKESIPLTELRGQRVLLPSLRQDLFSPLWSACARAGFAPNAEIGPSFYQAYYLVQEQLCTCLTRYEPGARRELDRVRDVLLEDLPPLCVSLVQRRDHSSAYIDLLRGYLMEMLGGSASLPPRRGRPAKPFYNFPVLSSAAAKAAPAHPVPGTQLDFAGGTNFRELGGYEADEGKHVKWGQIWRGIPTCKLTGEADRAKLDALGLRLILDLRSVEEAKKEPDYVPDGARLVQICGLCAEDGHEIAFAPGDIDRLMASAPEGYNVPRVMYRRMLTGNKAFKELFRALEAGETPILFHCSAGKDRTGVAAMLILLALGASDETICADYAQTNVCRRAEIEAVMQEHADEIAADPSCRNHYYRMAGVSPEAAPFVLDTIRSQFGSAENYLEAEYGLTPARLMRLRRMYLE
- the nagB gene encoding glucosamine-6-phosphate deaminase — protein: MKIIRAKDYADMSRKAANIISAQVIMKPNCVLGLATGGTPVGAYAQLVDWYNKGDIDFSEVTTVNLDEYRGLPKEHPESYWSFMHKNLFDKVNIDPAKINLPDGTNPDAEDACAKYNQIIHAVGGIDLQLLGIGHDGHIGFNEPGEAFELETHCVDLTAETIEANKRFFDGNVNLVPKQAYTMGIKTIMQARKVLMVANGKGKAEIIKKAFFGPVTPEVPASILQMHPDFTLVGDEEALSLI